In the genome of Corynebacterium glucuronolyticum DSM 44120, the window GCCTTTTATGACGCCTTATCCCTAATGCTTGCGTTTACTGTTTTCTGGAAACTCCCAATCTCCTTCCCTCACCAGATTCCTAGATTCCAGCTCGGCTTTCAGTCGATCCACCTACTTGTCTGCTCCCCAGTCCTCCGCAGGCCACTGCTGTTTCTGATCAGGGGCGGGTGGATTCTGGATGAAGGTGATCCGGGCTGAGGACAATCCCGGTTGAGGGCGATCCGGACTGAGTGTGGTCCTGGAAGAGGGCTTTCGCAGGTGCGTTTCGTGATCGGGTTTTTGCACGAGGCTATTTACCGTCAGGAGGACACATCCGAGCCCACTACACCGACTACTGCAAGCACACGGACTACACGGAGAAGCCAAGAGCGCGAAGCTGCTCGCGCCCCTCCTCCGTGATCATCTGCGGCCCCCACGGCGGCATCCACACCCAGTTGATAGTCAGTTTTTCCACAAGATCGTGGGTCATCACTGCGGCGGCAGCCTGCTCCTCGATCATGTCAGTAAGAGGGCACGCAGGTGAGGTCAGCGTCATGTTCACGACGGCAGTGTTGCCGTTTTCGATCCAAATGTCATAGACGAGTCCGAGGTCAACAACGTTGATGCCGAGCTCCGGGTCGATGACATCGCGAAGGTACTCCTCTACATCGGACGCAAGCTCAAAATCCTCCTCGCTTTGCGGGGGCTTCTGGGCCGGCCCGCTGAGCGAATCGGAGCTGCCGTTTGCCGGAGCAGGGGCAGCTGCGGTGTCCTGGCTTTCGCTTTCCGACGACCTGTCGTCCGGTTGCTGCACATCCTGTGCTGGTTCCGGTGCAGGTGAAGTCGCAGTGTGGGACGGCGAATCGACAACGTCGTTCGTTGCCGTTGTTTCATTGTTGTCAGTGGTCACAGTTAGAAGTTTCCTTTGCTGATCGTCGGGTGATCGTCAATGCTCGTAGTTTCGCTGCTGGTGATCGTCGAAAAGCACCGTGAGAAAACCGTTCCGGGGAGAGCACCCCAGCCCTCACACAAGGTGGGGACGCGGTGGCAGAAAGCGGGGCGGTTGTCTCCCCGCTCACGGCCCAGGATGCTCTATACCTCCCCTACAGCTGCCTCAAAAGCCTTCCATCCTAGGAGCGCACACTTGACACGAGCTGGGTAGCGGGAGACACCGGCGAAAGCAACACCGTCGCCGATAAGGTCCTCGTCACCCTCGTGCTCCCCGCGGGAGGTCACCATCTTCTCAAATTCCGCAAGCTTGGCCAACGCTGTATCCAGTGGTTGCCCGATCACCTCCTCGGTGAGCACGTCGACAGCTGCCTGCGAAATAGAACATCCCTCGGCATCGTAGGAGACATCCTCAACCGTCTTCTTATCCTCACTGAGCTTCACGCGCAGCGTCAGCTCATCGCCACAGGAGGTGTTGACATGGTGGACTTCCGCATCGAAGGGCTCACGAAGCCCGGCGTGCTGCGGATGCTTGTAGTGGTCCAGGATAACTTCCTGGTACATCTGCTCAAGTTGCATACTCTTACACTCCGAAGAAATTCTTGACCCGGTGAAGCCCAGCTACCAACTGGTCGACTTCATCGAATGTGTTGTACAGGTAGAAGGAAGCGCGCCCGGTCGAGTTGACACCGGCCTGGCGGTGGATGGGCCAGGCGCAGTGGTGACCGACTCTGATAGAAATTCCCGAGTCATCGAGAACTTGCCCCATGTCGTGCGGATGCACCCCTTCAAGGGCGAAGCTGATGGCCCCACCGCGGTTTGCAGGTGTCGTCGGCCCAAGAATCGTCAGCCCGTCGATTTCCTGCAGCTTCTTAAGGGCGTAGGCCGTCAATTCCTGCTCGTGGGCGTGGATCGCATCCATCCCGATTTCTTGCAAGAACTCAATGGCAGCGCCGAGACCAACAACCTGGCTCGTCATCTGCGTGCCCGCCTCAAAGCGCGTGGGGATATCGGTGAAGGTGGTCTTTTCCATCGTCACCACCTCGATCATCGACCCTCCGGTGAGGAATGGTGGAAGCTTTTCCAGCAATTTCTTGCGGCCATACATGACGCCCACGCCCGAGGGGCCACACATCTTATGCCCGGAGAAGCCGGCGAAGTCAACATCGAGCTCATGGAAGTTAACCGGCATGTGAGGCACGGACTGGCACGCGTCGAGTACAGTCATGGCTCCGACGTCCTTCGCACGCCGAACGATCTCTGCCACGTCCGCCACAGCTCCCGTCACATTTGACTGATGGGTAAAGGCAACGACCTTGACCGAGTCATCCAGTTCCAGAGAATTCAGGTCAATGCGCCCATCCGGAGTGGATGTGTACCACTTCAGGGTCGCGCCGGTACGCAGGCACAGTTCCTGCCACGGAACGAGGTTCGCATGATGTTCCAGTTCCGTGACGACGACGGTGTCGCCTTCCCCCACGTACAGATCGCCTGCGCGCTTGTCTGAAAGAATAAAGGCAATTTCGTTGAGCGCCTCAGTAGCGTTCTTTGTGAACGCAATCTCTTCACCGTCGGCTCCCACGAACGCAGCGATGTTGTTGCGGGCTGTCTCGTAGGTGTCGGTGGCATCTTCGCCCAGCGCATAGGCACCACGGTGGACCGGAGCGAAGTTGTGCAGGACGAATTCCTCTTCCGCCCGCCACACGCGCTCGGGGCGCTGTGACGTAGCACCGGAATCGAGGTACACAAGCGGTTTACCGTCGCGAACCGTGCGGGACAGGATGGGAAACTCCTTGCGTACCTTTTCTACGTCCAGCTTCCCGTCCAGGGTTAGGAATTCGCTCATTAGTTTCGCATTCTTTCTAGTCTGTCAATCTTTGAGCCAAAAACACGACGTGCACCACCGCGTGCGCAGTTTCATCCGTGTGGATACCAGCGCAGCGCCGGCGACGTGTGGATTACTTGACGTACTTCTCGTAGCCCTCGGCCTCGAGTTCATCGGCGAGCTCGGGTCCACCGGAGTGAACGACCTGGCCATCCGCGAATACGTGAATGTGCTGCGGCTTGACGTAGTCCAGGATGCGCTTGTAGTGGGTGATCATGAGGATTCCGCCACCGGTGCGCTCCTGGTAGCGGTTAATGCCTTCACTCACGATACGCAGTGCATCCACGTCCAGGCCAGAGTCCGTCTCATCCAAGATCGCGAACTTTGGAGCCAAAAGCCCCAGCTGGAGGATCTCGTGACGCTTCTTCTCACCACCGGAGAAGCCCTCATTAATCGAGCGCTCGTTAAAGGACTTGTCAATCTTCAGCTCTTCCTGCGCTGTCCTGACTTCCTTCATACAATCGCGCAGCTTCGGTGCCTCGCCGCGAACGGCGGACACGGAGGAGCGCAGGAAGTTGGAGGTCGAGACACCCGGTACCTCCACCGGGTACTGCATGGCGAGGAACAG includes:
- a CDS encoding cysteine desulfurase, with the protein product MSEFLTLDGKLDVEKVRKEFPILSRTVRDGKPLVYLDSGATSQRPERVWRAEEEFVLHNFAPVHRGAYALGEDATDTYETARNNIAAFVGADGEEIAFTKNATEALNEIAFILSDKRAGDLYVGEGDTVVVTELEHHANLVPWQELCLRTGATLKWYTSTPDGRIDLNSLELDDSVKVVAFTHQSNVTGAVADVAEIVRRAKDVGAMTVLDACQSVPHMPVNFHELDVDFAGFSGHKMCGPSGVGVMYGRKKLLEKLPPFLTGGSMIEVVTMEKTTFTDIPTRFEAGTQMTSQVVGLGAAIEFLQEIGMDAIHAHEQELTAYALKKLQEIDGLTILGPTTPANRGGAISFALEGVHPHDMGQVLDDSGISIRVGHHCAWPIHRQAGVNSTGRASFYLYNTFDEVDQLVAGLHRVKNFFGV
- the sufC gene encoding Fe-S cluster assembly ATPase SufC — translated: MSTLEIKDLHAVVNSTDGKTEPKEILKGVNLTLSSGETHAIMGPNGSGKSTLAYTLAGHPRYEVTSGEVLLDGRDVLEMTVDERARAGLFLAMQYPVEVPGVSTSNFLRSSVSAVRGEAPKLRDCMKEVRTAQEELKIDKSFNERSINEGFSGGEKKRHEILQLGLLAPKFAILDETDSGLDVDALRIVSEGINRYQERTGGGILMITHYKRILDYVKPQHIHVFADGQVVHSGGPELADELEAEGYEKYVK
- a CDS encoding metal-sulfur cluster assembly factor → MQQPDDRSSESESQDTAAAPAPANGSSDSLSGPAQKPPQSEEDFELASDVEEYLRDVIDPELGINVVDLGLVYDIWIENGNTAVVNMTLTSPACPLTDMIEEQAAAAVMTHDLVEKLTINWVWMPPWGPQMITEEGREQLRALGFSV
- the sufU gene encoding Fe-S cluster assembly sulfur transfer protein SufU, whose translation is MQLEQMYQEVILDHYKHPQHAGLREPFDAEVHHVNTSCGDELTLRVKLSEDKKTVEDVSYDAEGCSISQAAVDVLTEEVIGQPLDTALAKLAEFEKMVTSRGEHEGDEDLIGDGVAFAGVSRYPARVKCALLGWKAFEAAVGEV